In Candidatus Nitrosotenuis cloacae, the following proteins share a genomic window:
- a CDS encoding stage II sporulation protein M, which produces MLKKRIIFFFIFLAVFSAAFSLGAEMEVPEQEAKIFLDEFNKLLTALQSGNFGLEIFLHNVEIALPMFIPGFGMAWGVFSAFSTGFAFAALSTTAPQLMQIPPLTMIFATPFGLMEIAAYSLGMSRSFLIMVAILKKSQLKQQWKPTVIEVAIVVGLLLAGGIIEAYMIETFAGPDPFPKINQ; this is translated from the coding sequence GTGTTAAAGAAGAGAATCATATTCTTTTTCATCTTTCTGGCAGTGTTTTCCGCAGCGTTTTCTCTGGGCGCCGAGATGGAGGTTCCAGAACAGGAGGCCAAGATATTCCTTGACGAGTTCAACAAGCTTCTCACCGCGCTGCAATCTGGAAACTTTGGGCTTGAGATATTTCTGCACAACGTAGAGATCGCACTTCCTATGTTCATACCGGGGTTCGGCATGGCCTGGGGCGTCTTTTCCGCATTCTCTACTGGCTTTGCGTTTGCCGCTCTTTCCACCACCGCACCGCAACTGATGCAGATTCCACCTCTTACGATGATCTTTGCCACACCGTTTGGGCTGATGGAGATTGCCGCCTACTCCCTTGGCATGTCGCGCAGCTTCCTCATAATGGTGGCAATACTCAAAAAGTCGCAGCTAAAGCAGCAGTGGAAGCCGACTGTGATCGAGGTGGCAATTGTGGTGGGGCTGCTTCTGGCAGGAGGAATAATCGAGGCGTACATGATTGAGACGTTCGCAGGCCCGGATCCGTTCCCAAAGATAAATCAGTGA
- a CDS encoding cupredoxin domain-containing protein, whose amino-acid sequence MKKAYIAASILAGFLIIMTQQDASAQLAANKGYSLTGTGFAVSQDSIADSTMELMFTTNSKKAVVTPLSTASVVIDGNDITLSNFKASVLYNGQIIRLTSTATNADGDELSLKLTGRQFGKTSSESAYSITGTITDSSNKATRLVYTAKISEFSKLSTTDQKSDVTVKILKGAANPSEQTYKEASGFRFNFFSDARLTILPGTTVTFVNEDTAFHSLKTGTVHHKSQDKSFVADGRISTGDIEPGKSKSVKFDQRGFYQLYDENYNWMNITIFVSDSTTDQNIKPAKKLN is encoded by the coding sequence GTGAAAAAAGCATACATTGCAGCCTCGATTCTGGCAGGATTTCTAATTATAATGACCCAGCAGGACGCAAGCGCGCAGCTTGCGGCAAACAAGGGATACTCACTTACAGGCACCGGTTTTGCCGTCTCGCAGGATTCCATTGCCGATTCCACAATGGAGCTCATGTTTACCACCAACTCAAAGAAGGCAGTAGTGACTCCGCTTTCCACCGCATCGGTTGTAATTGACGGAAACGATATCACTCTCTCCAATTTCAAGGCAAGCGTTCTGTACAACGGCCAGATAATCCGGCTCACATCCACGGCGACAAACGCGGACGGCGACGAGCTGTCGCTCAAGCTCACAGGAAGACAGTTCGGCAAGACAAGCTCCGAGTCGGCATACAGCATCACCGGGACCATCACGGACTCGTCAAACAAGGCAACAAGACTGGTCTATACAGCAAAGATCTCCGAGTTTTCCAAACTCTCCACAACCGACCAGAAATCCGACGTTACCGTAAAGATCCTAAAGGGCGCAGCAAACCCAAGCGAGCAGACGTACAAGGAAGCATCAGGTTTTAGGTTCAACTTTTTCTCAGATGCCAGGCTGACCATACTGCCAGGCACCACGGTCACGTTTGTCAATGAGGACACAGCGTTCCACTCCCTGAAGACGGGCACCGTCCACCACAAGTCCCAGGACAAATCGTTTGTTGCAGACGGCAGGATCTCAACTGGCGACATAGAGCCGGGCAAGTCAAAGTCAGTCAAATTCGACCAGCGGGGGTTCTACCAGCTGTACGACGAGAACTACAACTGGATGAACATCACGATATTTGTCTCCGACAGCACAACGGATCAGAACATCAAGCCGGCCAAGAAACTCAACTAG
- a CDS encoding cobalt-precorrin-7 (C(5))-methyltransferase, whose translation MAHVYAVGVGPGSSKYVTEIVKDVVLGCDIVIGYKYTLKTIESLLAGKEVHEITMKDQEDAYQRVARTLGDKKLVVPFTGDVNFSESEVVDRLIEIFGEVQVIPGISAVQVAASKARVPLDKSRVITMHVTTSIEEKKLELQKALIDGYSVVLVPRPWPRIPEKHFMQSEIAKYLKAHGFDTASLKVHVFEFLTTDKETEFVGTVQDLEGREFSDLSVMVINQTKLESYINFDD comes from the coding sequence TTGGCACACGTATACGCAGTCGGTGTGGGTCCTGGATCGAGCAAGTATGTGACCGAGATTGTAAAGGACGTGGTGCTCGGATGCGACATTGTGATTGGGTACAAGTACACGCTCAAGACGATCGAATCGCTGCTCGCAGGAAAGGAGGTACACGAGATAACAATGAAGGACCAGGAGGATGCGTACCAGAGGGTGGCAAGGACTCTTGGTGACAAGAAGCTGGTAGTACCATTCACCGGGGATGTTAATTTTTCAGAGTCCGAGGTGGTAGACAGGCTAATTGAGATATTCGGTGAGGTGCAGGTGATTCCGGGAATCAGCGCAGTCCAGGTGGCCGCATCAAAGGCAAGGGTACCGCTTGACAAGTCGCGCGTGATCACGATGCACGTGACTACCTCGATTGAGGAGAAAAAGCTGGAGCTGCAAAAGGCACTCATCGACGGGTACAGCGTCGTCTTGGTGCCAAGGCCTTGGCCGAGAATTCCGGAAAAACACTTTATGCAGTCGGAGATTGCCAAGTACCTCAAGGCCCACGGCTTTGACACGGCGAGCCTGAAGGTTCACGTCTTTGAGTTCCTCACCACGGACAAGGAGACGGAGTTTGTGGGAACCGTGCAGGACTTGGAGGGAAGGGAGTTTTCCGACCTGTCAGTGATGGTGATCAACCAGACAAAGCTGGAGTCATACATCAATTTTGACGACTAG
- a CDS encoding peptidylprolyl isomerase → MKFSIIIFAIFLISVVPAFAETEIADEVVVLHTQSGDMVIELFPADAPITVQNFLNLTEKQFYDRTVFHRIIKDFMIQGGDPKTKPGGYKQLTEWGTGDAGYTIPGEFNTIKHKRGIVSMARGADPDSGSSQFFIVHKDSPHLDQNYAAFGRLATNSSYAVMDTIADLKNEGEATNYIPYDWGKAEILKAEVMKRSDIADLLDLGEPERVAALVNQTGQKYSNTKFGFSFDAPPGWFVQEPQKRNSQTPDVVAVGSKVGGFTPAISISVKNANGTSTVQYAESVKQTLKDAIEMGNLKITAEEQTEIGGNEAFVREVDGKFNMSSTIIKVKFKEVVIKNNDKFYILTYTNSENDFAKTAPKFEGVVNSFSLKPEPFKPDTPSNIGGCLIATAAYGTEMSSQVQLLREVRDNVVFGTSSGTAFMTGFNSLYYSFSPTVADWERQSPAFKETVKIAITPMLSTLSILNYADIDSESEMLGYGIGIILLNISMYFVVPAIVIVKARQYLRK, encoded by the coding sequence TTGAAATTTAGCATAATCATATTCGCAATTTTTCTCATATCGGTGGTTCCGGCATTTGCCGAGACTGAGATCGCAGACGAGGTGGTCGTCTTGCACACACAGTCAGGCGACATGGTGATCGAGCTCTTTCCAGCCGACGCACCAATCACAGTTCAAAACTTCCTAAACCTCACGGAAAAGCAGTTCTACGACAGAACCGTCTTCCACAGAATAATCAAGGACTTTATGATCCAAGGCGGTGACCCGAAGACAAAGCCCGGCGGCTACAAACAGCTGACCGAGTGGGGCACAGGCGACGCAGGGTACACGATACCGGGCGAGTTCAACACAATCAAGCACAAACGTGGCATCGTGTCCATGGCACGCGGCGCGGATCCCGACAGCGGCAGCTCCCAGTTCTTCATAGTGCACAAGGACTCACCACATCTGGATCAAAACTATGCAGCATTTGGCAGACTTGCGACAAACTCTAGCTATGCCGTAATGGATACAATTGCCGACCTGAAAAACGAGGGAGAGGCGACCAACTACATCCCGTATGACTGGGGCAAGGCCGAGATACTAAAGGCCGAGGTGATGAAACGCTCGGACATCGCAGACCTGCTGGACCTCGGCGAGCCGGAAAGGGTCGCAGCACTTGTAAACCAGACAGGACAAAAATACTCTAATACAAAATTCGGATTCTCATTTGATGCACCTCCCGGATGGTTCGTCCAAGAGCCGCAAAAAAGAAACTCACAGACCCCTGACGTCGTGGCAGTCGGCTCAAAGGTGGGCGGATTCACACCTGCAATCTCCATTTCAGTAAAGAACGCCAACGGAACGTCTACCGTACAGTATGCCGAGTCAGTAAAGCAGACCCTAAAGGACGCAATCGAGATGGGCAACCTAAAGATCACCGCAGAGGAGCAGACTGAAATCGGTGGCAATGAGGCGTTCGTAAGAGAGGTTGACGGAAAATTCAACATGAGCTCAACCATAATCAAGGTCAAGTTCAAGGAGGTCGTAATCAAAAACAACGACAAATTCTACATTCTCACATACACAAATAGCGAGAACGACTTTGCAAAGACTGCCCCAAAGTTCGAGGGCGTGGTGAACTCGTTCAGCCTGAAGCCTGAGCCGTTCAAACCGGATACGCCAAGCAACATAGGTGGCTGCCTGATTGCAACTGCAGCATACGGAACGGAGATGTCGTCGCAGGTCCAGCTCCTCAGGGAGGTCAGGGACAACGTGGTGTTCGGCACAAGCTCCGGGACTGCATTCATGACAGGATTCAACTCATTGTACTATTCGTTCAGCCCGACGGTTGCAGACTGGGAGCGACAGAGCCCCGCATTCAAGGAAACAGTAAAAATAGCAATCACACCGATGCTGTCTACACTATCCATACTAAACTACGCAGACATTGACTCCGAGTCCGAGATGCTCGGATACGGAATCGGTATCATACTGCTGAACATCAGCATGTACTTTGTCGTACCTGCGATAGTTATAGTGAAAGCAAGGCAGTATCTTAGAAAATAA
- a CDS encoding DoxX family protein, with product MLDASIRTGKLHDIVHFGVRLAVGVIFIVHGTAKFDPGFVGFLAQLGIPAEMQIPIALAETVPGIMLIFGVLTRIASSILAIIMVGAIFYVKKAGNLMGQGGYEIDLILLAANLTIIVLGPGRVSISYVAKKIPRFLQ from the coding sequence CTGTTGGATGCAAGCATTAGGACCGGCAAACTACACGACATAGTTCACTTTGGGGTAAGGCTCGCAGTGGGCGTCATCTTTATCGTGCACGGAACCGCCAAGTTTGATCCAGGCTTTGTCGGATTTCTTGCGCAGTTGGGCATTCCAGCAGAGATGCAGATTCCCATCGCGCTTGCAGAGACCGTTCCTGGAATAATGCTGATATTTGGCGTGCTTACTAGAATCGCCTCGTCCATTCTTGCGATAATAATGGTCGGTGCCATATTCTACGTCAAAAAGGCCGGAAACCTGATGGGACAGGGAGGATACGAGATAGACCTCATACTTCTTGCGGCGAACCTGACAATAATCGTGCTCGGCCCAGGCAGAGTATCGATATCGTACGTGGCAAAAAAGATTCCAAGATTTTTGCAGTAA
- a CDS encoding class I SAM-dependent methyltransferase, whose amino-acid sequence MMASNSMEYKKRIIKTWNEIAPRYHNRWARGDVGPFKSTSELVSMAGIKSGDHVLDLACGTGVVTKRILLKVGPRGHVVGVDSSSTAIRIAKKWTKMKNLDLVIADAEHIDFNKKFDAVTCQYAIFFFPNTQKALQNAKRCLKKCGTIALSVHGSGSSVPFFSSILDVVPKFIPDYVPAGPSFDRFGTREELRRAAARAGFSSIKIRQFQFEYSPGTFSNYWSNYMRYLATPLKQKIRKLTGAQLAQMREQIKQNTIPYTRRDGKIVFPWKVLILTAKKP is encoded by the coding sequence ATGATGGCTTCCAATTCCATGGAATACAAAAAGAGAATCATCAAGACATGGAACGAGATCGCACCAAGATACCATAACAGGTGGGCAAGGGGCGATGTAGGTCCGTTCAAGAGCACCTCGGAGCTTGTAAGCATGGCAGGCATCAAATCCGGAGATCACGTACTTGATCTTGCGTGCGGAACGGGCGTGGTGACAAAAAGGATCCTCTTGAAGGTGGGGCCTCGCGGCCACGTAGTCGGAGTCGACAGCTCATCCACAGCAATACGAATTGCAAAAAAGTGGACCAAGATGAAGAATCTGGATCTTGTCATCGCGGATGCAGAGCACATTGATTTTAACAAAAAGTTTGACGCAGTGACGTGTCAGTATGCAATCTTCTTTTTTCCAAATACGCAAAAGGCGCTGCAAAACGCAAAGCGCTGCCTGAAAAAGTGCGGCACAATCGCGCTGTCGGTGCATGGTAGCGGAAGTTCGGTGCCGTTTTTCAGCAGCATCCTGGACGTGGTGCCAAAATTCATCCCAGACTATGTGCCGGCGGGCCCGTCGTTTGACAGATTCGGCACGAGAGAGGAGCTTCGCAGGGCGGCAGCACGAGCCGGATTCTCAAGCATCAAAATAAGACAGTTCCAATTTGAGTACAGCCCTGGTACGTTTTCTAACTATTGGTCCAACTACATGCGGTATCTTGCAACGCCGCTAAAACAAAAGATCCGCAAGCTGACAGGGGCGCAGCTGGCACAAATGAGGGAGCAGATCAAGCAGAACACAATTCCCTATACCAGAAGGGACGGTAAGATCGTCTTCCCCTGGAAGGTACTCATACTCACTGCCAAAAAACCATAA
- a CDS encoding M24 family metallopeptidase, giving the protein MQERRKSLLKHAQKSADCDVLVSFEPENLFYMTGFWGEAIGVLEGGRTTIIAPELEVGRAKEESTDCDVVTAERGVGLLSGLAKMVQGRKVCTDCQSYSTMETLKKLIPTIKHSTEPFYGARIVKDEKEIAVLKKASRLIDAMYEICADKITKGQKESELQAILMSFAMENDMFSTGYRSTLNPLIIAGGPNGALPHAQVTGRKFASGDLIVVDLTLRYKGYVSDATRTFGLGRISDEAKQIYEVVKESQKAGLKAVRPGASCKSVDDACRDYINKKELGQYFIHSTGHGIGLEVHELPTISQRSETILQNNMAITVEPGIYIPKKFGVRIEDSVIVRDRPIVMHKFTKDLVVV; this is encoded by the coding sequence TTGCAAGAAAGAAGAAAAAGCCTGTTAAAACACGCACAAAAAAGCGCGGACTGCGACGTTTTGGTCTCATTTGAGCCAGAAAACCTGTTTTACATGACGGGGTTTTGGGGCGAGGCAATAGGAGTTCTTGAGGGCGGTAGGACTACGATAATTGCACCCGAGCTTGAGGTTGGACGGGCAAAGGAGGAGTCTACCGACTGCGACGTGGTCACTGCAGAGCGGGGAGTCGGGCTGCTTTCAGGCCTTGCCAAGATGGTACAGGGAAGGAAGGTCTGCACCGACTGCCAGAGCTATTCCACGATGGAGACTCTCAAAAAGCTGATTCCCACGATAAAACATTCCACAGAGCCGTTCTACGGGGCAAGGATAGTCAAGGACGAAAAAGAGATTGCCGTACTGAAAAAGGCGTCCCGCCTCATTGACGCAATGTACGAGATCTGCGCCGACAAGATAACAAAGGGGCAGAAAGAGTCGGAGCTGCAGGCGATCCTGATGTCGTTTGCAATGGAAAACGATATGTTCAGTACCGGATACCGGTCAACTCTCAACCCCCTGATAATTGCGGGTGGTCCCAACGGTGCGCTGCCGCATGCGCAGGTCACCGGCAGAAAGTTTGCAAGCGGGGATCTCATAGTAGTGGATCTCACATTAAGATACAAGGGATACGTCAGTGATGCCACTAGAACTTTTGGTTTAGGCAGGATCAGTGACGAGGCAAAGCAGATTTACGAAGTTGTCAAAGAGTCGCAGAAGGCGGGGTTGAAGGCAGTAAGGCCTGGTGCATCATGCAAGTCAGTGGACGATGCGTGCAGGGATTACATCAACAAAAAAGAATTGGGACAGTACTTTATCCATTCAACGGGACACGGAATAGGACTTGAGGTCCACGAGTTGCCGACGATCAGTCAGAGAAGTGAAACCATCCTGCAGAACAACATGGCAATAACGGTGGAGCCTGGAATATACATCCCAAAGAAATTCGGCGTGCGCATCGAGGATTCGGTGATTGTGCGGGACAGGCCGATTGTCATGCACAAGTTCACCAAGGACCTTGTAGTGGTATAG
- a CDS encoding tRNA (5-methylaminomethyl-2-thiouridylate)-methyltransferase: MVEEQKKKVVALLSGGLDSQLAVRMMQSQGFEVSAVAIKTPFCDFDCGRGCGFEIRERADALGVNLKTVYLGDEYIEMLKHPKHGFGSGMNPCIDCRAMMFKAAKKHMDEIGAEFIISGEVLGQRPMSQHGPALKTIEKESELEGYIVRPLSGALLPKTIPEESGLIKRENLGMIRGRTRRSQLQLAKEYGIENPPNAGGGCLLTDPAFGIRAKDLFKHTETPTTNDIDLLKIGRHFRLDEKTKLIVGRNKDENDMIKALALPNDLVFYAKDHVGPNAILRGDNAESHSKFCAGITLRYSDAPKESPQAVVVEKNNGAEKSEILTSRAEEQDYLKYRI, translated from the coding sequence ATCGTGGAAGAGCAAAAGAAAAAAGTCGTCGCACTGCTTTCTGGCGGACTTGATAGCCAGCTAGCCGTTAGAATGATGCAAAGCCAGGGCTTTGAGGTATCGGCGGTTGCAATCAAGACCCCGTTCTGCGACTTTGATTGCGGAAGGGGCTGCGGATTTGAGATACGAGAAAGGGCAGACGCACTTGGAGTGAACCTCAAGACGGTATATCTTGGCGACGAATACATCGAGATGCTCAAGCACCCAAAGCACGGATTTGGATCCGGAATGAACCCATGCATCGATTGCAGAGCAATGATGTTCAAGGCCGCAAAAAAACACATGGATGAGATCGGAGCGGAATTCATCATATCCGGCGAGGTATTGGGCCAAAGGCCGATGAGCCAGCACGGCCCGGCACTAAAGACGATAGAGAAGGAATCCGAGCTTGAGGGCTACATAGTAAGACCACTGTCAGGCGCCCTGCTCCCAAAAACAATCCCTGAGGAATCGGGCCTGATAAAAAGAGAAAACCTCGGAATGATCAGGGGCCGAACCAGAAGATCACAATTACAATTGGCAAAGGAATACGGAATTGAAAACCCACCAAACGCAGGGGGCGGATGTCTGCTGACTGATCCGGCATTTGGAATCAGAGCAAAGGATCTCTTCAAGCACACGGAAACTCCGACTACAAACGACATTGATCTTTTAAAAATTGGAAGACACTTCAGGCTGGACGAAAAAACAAAACTCATCGTCGGAAGAAACAAGGACGAAAACGACATGATCAAGGCGTTGGCGCTTCCAAACGATCTCGTGTTCTACGCAAAGGATCACGTCGGACCAAATGCCATACTTCGCGGAGACAACGCAGAATCCCACTCGAAATTCTGCGCGGGAATCACCCTGAGGTACTCGGACGCCCCAAAAGAGTCACCGCAAGCTGTGGTCGTGGAAAAAAATAACGGCGCAGAAAAATCGGAAATCCTAACAAGCAGGGCAGAAGAGCAGGACTATCTCAAATACCGAATTTAG
- the sepF gene encoding cell division protein SepF, with amino-acid sequence MQKQESPTYLKAITIRDQSDIHSIKEDMKKDMILILRVTPLAQKDVEQLRKLVEELYAQAKNHNADIARLGEERIIVTPPGVKIWKPEYDLK; translated from the coding sequence ATGCAAAAGCAGGAAAGCCCAACTTATCTGAAGGCAATCACGATTCGTGATCAGAGCGACATCCACTCAATCAAAGAGGACATGAAAAAGGACATGATACTCATACTCAGAGTGACGCCTCTTGCGCAAAAAGATGTCGAGCAGCTCAGAAAACTAGTTGAGGAACTTTATGCCCAGGCAAAAAATCACAATGCAGACATTGCAAGACTCGGAGAGGAAAGGATCATCGTCACTCCGCCCGGAGTCAAAATCTGGAAACCAGAATACGATCTGAAATAA
- a CDS encoding beta-CASP ribonuclease aCPSF1 — protein sequence MQRKQQEKEPQSSAQSVMATILQSIPKEAKVSKIDYEGPRIALYTKSPLYLMEHNEIISDLVNVIKKRIVVRTEESIRKTEEEARQMISKALPKEADLQGTFFDSAIGEVSVEVKRPWLLHNNPAFNVAQLTESCGWRLRIRKATTIQSSTIQAINYNLKVSSTERAKQLKIIGENIFRTRLAQKSEVSLLTLGGFGQVGRSCMLLATPESKILIDCGVNPGARTPMEAYPRLDWANITLDELDAIVISHAHLDHTGFLPVLCKYGYKGPIYCTEPTLPMMNLIQLDAVKVAAAQGRVALYADRDVKQIMRQTVTIPYGTVTDIAPDIKLVFSNAGHILGSATCHFHIGNGDHNFVYTGDLKFGKSILFESASWNYPRVETLLIESTYGAREDIQPTRQEVESAFINAVNNTLVDGGKVLIPIPAVGRAQEIMMVIDHYMKAGQMIEAPVFMEGMISEATAIHEAYPEYLARELRQKILETDDNPFDSEYFTNIEHSDSREEPLRDGTPCIILATSGMLEGGPVLEYFRNIAPGSKNKIIFVSYQVNGTLGRRVLDGSKQVSLMGRDGKVEVVSVNCSMIKLDGFSGHSDYNQLMSFVHKLRPKLRRVLINHGERRKCENLAMNIRRMFRVPAHYPQVQEAIRLF from the coding sequence ATGCAACGAAAACAACAGGAGAAGGAACCACAATCATCAGCCCAATCTGTAATGGCTACCATACTGCAAAGTATTCCAAAGGAGGCAAAGGTGAGCAAGATAGACTACGAGGGCCCAAGAATCGCGCTATACACAAAATCACCGCTGTACCTCATGGAGCACAATGAGATAATATCCGATTTAGTAAATGTCATCAAGAAAAGAATCGTCGTAAGGACGGAGGAGTCCATCAGGAAGACGGAGGAGGAGGCAAGGCAGATGATCTCAAAGGCGCTTCCAAAGGAGGCAGACCTTCAGGGAACATTCTTTGATTCCGCAATAGGCGAGGTGTCAGTAGAGGTAAAGCGCCCCTGGCTGCTTCACAACAACCCGGCGTTCAACGTGGCGCAGCTGACGGAAAGCTGCGGCTGGAGACTGCGCATCAGAAAGGCCACCACGATTCAGTCAAGCACCATTCAGGCAATAAACTACAACCTCAAGGTATCATCGACTGAGAGGGCAAAGCAGCTCAAGATTATTGGTGAGAACATATTCCGAACCAGGCTTGCGCAGAAATCCGAGGTCTCGTTGCTGACGCTTGGGGGATTTGGCCAGGTGGGCAGGTCATGCATGCTGCTTGCGACGCCCGAAAGCAAGATTCTCATCGACTGCGGTGTAAATCCAGGAGCTAGGACCCCGATGGAGGCGTACCCGAGGCTTGACTGGGCGAACATAACACTTGACGAGCTTGACGCAATTGTAATCAGCCACGCGCATTTGGATCACACAGGATTTTTGCCGGTACTTTGCAAATACGGATACAAAGGACCAATCTACTGCACAGAGCCGACGCTGCCCATGATGAACTTGATTCAGCTGGACGCAGTAAAGGTGGCAGCCGCCCAAGGAAGAGTCGCGTTATACGCAGATAGGGACGTCAAGCAGATAATGAGACAGACGGTCACCATCCCGTACGGAACAGTCACGGACATTGCGCCGGACATCAAACTTGTATTTTCAAACGCAGGTCACATACTCGGCTCTGCAACATGCCACTTCCACATAGGAAACGGCGATCACAACTTTGTGTACACAGGGGATCTAAAGTTCGGCAAGAGCATCCTGTTTGAGAGCGCCTCCTGGAACTATCCGAGGGTGGAGACTCTGCTAATTGAGAGCACCTACGGCGCGCGCGAGGACATACAGCCAACAAGACAGGAGGTCGAGTCGGCGTTCATCAATGCGGTGAACAACACACTAGTCGACGGAGGAAAAGTGCTCATCCCAATTCCTGCAGTCGGACGTGCGCAGGAGATAATGATGGTAATTGATCACTACATGAAGGCCGGCCAGATGATAGAGGCGCCTGTGTTCATGGAGGGAATGATCTCGGAGGCAACAGCAATTCACGAGGCGTATCCGGAATATCTGGCACGCGAGCTGCGGCAGAAGATCCTAGAGACGGACGACAACCCGTTTGATTCTGAATATTTCACAAACATAGAGCACTCGGATTCGAGGGAGGAGCCGCTGCGGGACGGCACGCCATGCATCATACTTGCAACATCAGGTATGCTGGAGGGAGGGCCGGTGCTTGAATACTTTAGAAACATCGCGCCGGGAAGCAAGAACAAGATAATCTTTGTCTCATACCAGGTAAACGGGACTCTGGGACGCAGGGTCCTAGACGGATCAAAGCAGGTCTCACTAATGGGCCGAGACGGCAAGGTGGAGGTGGTAAGCGTGAACTGCTCCATGATAAAGCTTGACGGTTTTAGCGGCCACAGCGACTACAACCAGCTGATGTCGTTTGTGCACAAATTAAGGCCCAAGTTGAGGCGCGTGCTCATAAACCACGGCGAGAGGCGCAAGTGCGAAAACCTGGCAATGAACATACGAAGGATGTTCAGAGTCCCCGCCCACTATCCGCAGGTACAAGAAGCAATCAGGCTGTTTTAG
- a CDS encoding proteasome subunit beta, protein MSSNIEEKILHGTTTVGIKASDGVVLCADMRASAGYFIANNNTMKIQQIAQHAGMTMAGGVADAQNITDVLRYHSNIHKVQKNENIPIKTLTRLCSLLFHQNRGYPFMADILIGGYDSNGPALANVDMFGSVEEKTYVTTGSGSPVAYGLLEEEYRSNLTVEEAKVIALRAVKAAIVRNIGTGDGINVAIIDKNGFRLLTKEQKKAIIAL, encoded by the coding sequence TTGTCATCCAATATTGAAGAAAAGATTCTGCACGGAACGACCACTGTAGGTATCAAGGCAAGCGACGGTGTCGTATTGTGTGCAGACATGCGTGCAAGCGCAGGCTACTTTATTGCGAACAACAACACAATGAAGATCCAGCAGATAGCACAGCACGCAGGTATGACAATGGCAGGAGGAGTTGCTGATGCCCAAAACATCACGGACGTCCTAAGATATCATTCCAACATACACAAGGTGCAGAAAAACGAGAACATTCCAATTAAGACTCTTACAAGACTATGCTCCCTTTTGTTCCACCAGAACAGAGGGTATCCGTTCATGGCAGACATCCTCATTGGCGGGTACGACAGCAATGGCCCGGCATTGGCAAATGTCGACATGTTCGGCTCCGTCGAGGAGAAGACCTACGTCACGACAGGCAGTGGGTCACCTGTAGCATACGGCCTGTTGGAAGAGGAATACCGCAGCAATCTGACAGTCGAAGAGGCAAAGGTTATTGCGTTGCGCGCCGTCAAGGCGGCCATAGTGAGAAACATCGGTACTGGCGATGGTATCAATGTTGCAATCATTGACAAGAACGGATTCCGTCTCTTGACAAAAGAGCAAAAGAAAGCCATAATCGCATTGTAG